In Methylobacterium aquaticum, the following are encoded in one genomic region:
- a CDS encoding GntR family transcriptional regulator — protein sequence MDRKAVRAVPSDGEAAQAGMDEAAVHAVLARALLDGRVPAGTKLGEHFLAEIFGVSRERVRKVLHRLGHERLITVEKNRGAFAIAPDLEEARSVYEARRILEGGIVGHLATALDDAGAARLAAHIAAEEAAMAAGDRFTSIRLSAEFHSILADLTGNALIRRQLQELVARTMMLVAFFEPDSSVACQCAEHRAVFRALSGRSRAGAVRAMTTHLSLVETRLRPRVCETVAPPLEEVLVDALAAWRTRTEPEAPAHGAA from the coding sequence ATGGACCGGAAGGCGGTGCGTGCCGTTCCGTCGGACGGCGAGGCGGCGCAGGCCGGGATGGACGAGGCGGCGGTCCACGCGGTGCTGGCGCGGGCGCTGCTCGATGGGCGGGTTCCTGCCGGGACGAAGCTCGGCGAGCACTTCCTGGCCGAGATCTTCGGGGTGAGCCGCGAGCGCGTGCGCAAGGTGCTGCACCGGCTCGGGCACGAGCGGCTGATCACCGTCGAGAAGAACCGCGGCGCCTTCGCCATCGCCCCCGACCTGGAGGAGGCGCGCAGTGTCTACGAGGCGCGGCGCATCCTGGAGGGCGGCATCGTCGGGCATCTCGCGACGGCGCTCGACGACGCCGGCGCGGCGCGGCTCGCCGCCCATATCGCCGCCGAGGAGGCCGCGATGGCGGCGGGCGACCGCTTCACCTCGATCCGCCTGTCGGCGGAATTCCACTCCATCCTGGCCGATCTCACCGGCAACGCGCTGATCCGGCGCCAGCTGCAGGAACTGGTCGCCCGCACGATGATGCTGGTGGCGTTCTTCGAGCCGGACAGCTCGGTGGCCTGCCAGTGCGCCGAGCACCGGGCGGTGTTCCGGGCGCTCAGCGGGCGCTCGCGGGCGGGGGCGGTGCGAGCGATGACGACCCACCTGTCCCTGGTCGAGACGCGGCTGCGCCCGCGAGTCTGCGAAACGGTTGCCCCTCCTCTCGAGGAGGTACTGGTCGATGCGCTCGCAGCTTGGCGGACCAGGACAGAGCCGGAGGCGCCGGCCCACGGTGCGGCTTGA
- the dapD gene encoding 2,3,4,5-tetrahydropyridine-2,6-dicarboxylate N-succinyltransferase produces MSHADLARTIEAAWEDRAGIGVDTGGPVREAVEAALALLDSGEARVAEKSGGQDWQVNQWLKKAVLLSFRLNDMALIEGGPGGGGWWDKVPSKFEGWDAARFRAAGFRAVPGAVVRRGAYIAPGAVLMPSFVNLGAHVGEGSMIDTWATVGSCAQIGKHCHISGGAGIAGVLEPLQANPVIIEDNCFIGARAEVAEGVIIGEGSVLSMGVYIGASTKIIDRATGEVSYGRVPPYSVVVSGTQPGKALPDGTPGPSLYCAVIVKRVDAGTRAKTGINELLRD; encoded by the coding sequence ATGTCGCACGCCGATCTCGCCCGGACCATCGAAGCCGCCTGGGAGGACCGCGCCGGCATCGGCGTCGATACGGGCGGGCCGGTGCGCGAGGCCGTCGAGGCCGCCCTGGCGCTCCTCGATTCCGGCGAGGCCCGGGTCGCCGAGAAGTCCGGCGGCCAGGACTGGCAGGTCAACCAGTGGCTCAAGAAGGCGGTGCTGCTGTCCTTCCGCCTCAACGACATGGCGCTGATCGAGGGCGGCCCGGGCGGCGGCGGCTGGTGGGACAAGGTGCCGTCGAAGTTCGAGGGCTGGGACGCCGCGCGCTTCCGCGCCGCGGGCTTCCGGGCGGTGCCGGGCGCCGTGGTGCGCCGGGGCGCCTATATCGCGCCCGGCGCGGTGCTGATGCCGTCCTTCGTCAATCTCGGCGCCCATGTCGGCGAGGGCTCGATGATCGACACCTGGGCCACGGTCGGCTCCTGCGCCCAGATCGGCAAACACTGCCACATCTCCGGCGGCGCCGGCATCGCCGGCGTGCTCGAGCCGCTCCAGGCCAACCCGGTCATCATCGAGGACAACTGCTTCATCGGCGCCCGCGCCGAGGTGGCCGAGGGCGTGATCATCGGCGAGGGCAGCGTCTTGTCGATGGGCGTCTATATCGGCGCCTCGACCAAGATCATCGACCGGGCGACCGGCGAGGTCTCCTACGGCCGCGTGCCGCCTTACTCGGTGGTGGTGTCGGGCACGCAGCCCGGCAAGGCGCTGCCGGACGGCACCCCCGGCCCGTCGCTCTACTGCGCCGTCATCGTCAAGCGCGTCGATGCCGGCACCCGGGCCAAGACCGGCATCAACGAGCTGCTGCGGGACTGA
- a CDS encoding sensor domain-containing diguanylate cyclase, with protein sequence MPSGPRSRPSTASRTLAGSIVVATLAIGAASGLTVMQMRASAWDQVGRVSQNLLESVEHMVDRNIELYDLSLQAVVEGLHNPEAEGIAPGLRQAVLFDRAATANGLGAILALDAQGRAFADSTAVVPRRLSYPDADFFRVHKERGDVGLYIGKPIRKETDGRWTIPLSRRLAYADGTFAGVVVGTIDVGYFNALFDRLSIGDGTRIAFFRDSGELLARTPRPEAAIGWSVTEAPYFHRFFERRAGQFVDVARIDSVEVLFSYSRIGKRPLVATVMVPTQAIAGLWQPRAIAIVAVVAFLCSGMIGLTLVLQRELERRARAEERALAANRDLARLAHTDGLTGLPNRRHFDQAFARAREDVARNGAPLALILLDADRFKRYNDTYGHLAGDEVLRAVARVLRRQVREPDETACRIGGEEFAVLLPGASGAAAAARAERIRQALARLRIPHVGNEGGVVTVSLGVAEALPAETEGQCFSAADAALYEAKRQGRNRVVVRPGGEAGTRVA encoded by the coding sequence ATGCCGTCCGGACCCCGCTCACGACCCTCCACCGCGTCGCGCACGCTGGCCGGTTCGATCGTGGTTGCCACCCTGGCGATCGGCGCCGCCTCCGGCCTGACCGTCATGCAGATGCGCGCGAGCGCCTGGGACCAGGTCGGCCGGGTGTCGCAGAACCTGTTGGAATCGGTCGAGCACATGGTCGACCGCAACATCGAACTCTACGACCTGTCGCTCCAGGCCGTGGTCGAGGGGCTGCACAACCCGGAGGCCGAGGGCATCGCGCCGGGCCTGCGCCAGGCCGTGCTGTTCGACCGGGCCGCCACCGCGAACGGCCTCGGCGCCATCCTGGCCCTCGACGCGCAGGGACGGGCCTTCGCCGATTCGACCGCCGTGGTGCCGCGCCGGCTGAGCTATCCCGATGCGGATTTCTTCCGGGTCCACAAGGAGCGGGGGGATGTCGGACTCTACATCGGCAAGCCGATCCGGAAGGAGACGGACGGCCGCTGGACGATCCCGCTCAGCCGCCGCCTCGCCTATGCGGACGGGACGTTTGCCGGCGTGGTCGTCGGAACGATCGATGTCGGCTACTTCAACGCGCTGTTCGACCGCCTCAGCATCGGCGACGGCACCCGCATCGCCTTTTTCCGCGACAGCGGCGAGCTTCTCGCGCGCACGCCGAGACCGGAGGCCGCGATTGGCTGGTCCGTGACCGAGGCCCCGTATTTCCACCGCTTCTTCGAGCGGCGCGCGGGCCAGTTCGTCGATGTCGCCCGCATCGATTCGGTCGAGGTCCTGTTCAGCTACAGCCGGATCGGCAAGCGGCCCCTCGTCGCCACCGTGATGGTTCCGACGCAGGCCATCGCGGGCCTGTGGCAGCCGCGGGCGATCGCGATCGTCGCCGTGGTGGCGTTCCTGTGCAGCGGCATGATCGGGCTGACCCTCGTGCTCCAGCGCGAGCTCGAACGGCGGGCCCGCGCCGAGGAACGGGCGCTCGCGGCCAATCGCGACCTCGCCCGCCTCGCCCATACCGACGGGCTCACCGGCCTGCCGAACCGGCGCCATTTCGACCAGGCCTTCGCGCGGGCGCGCGAGGATGTGGCACGGAACGGCGCGCCCCTCGCCCTGATCCTCCTCGATGCCGACCGGTTCAAGCGCTACAACGACACCTACGGCCACCTCGCCGGGGACGAGGTGCTGCGCGCCGTCGCCCGGGTGCTGCGGCGCCAGGTCCGCGAGCCGGACGAGACCGCCTGCCGGATCGGCGGCGAGGAATTCGCCGTGCTGCTGCCGGGGGCGTCCGGCGCCGCGGCCGCGGCCCGGGCCGAACGCATCCGCCAGGCCCTGGCCCGCCTGCGGATCCCGCATGTCGGCAACGAGGGCGGCGTCGTCACCGTGAGCCTCGGCGTCGCCGAGGCGCTGCCGGCCGAGACCGAAGGGCAGTGCTTTTCGGCCGCCGACGCCGCGCTCTACGAGGCCAAGCGCCAGGGGCGCAACCGCGTGGTGGTGCGGCCCGGCGGCGAGGCGGGCACGCGGGTCGCGTGA
- a CDS encoding cyclic nucleotide-binding domain-containing protein, giving the protein MALDDDIAILEAAPLFGLMHRDALRLISFAAERRRLEPGAVLFTRGETAEGGFVVTRGTVVLEPRGPRGAPVEAGPAALIGQAALFFTLERPTTARAGAGPVEVMVVTQAVMRRMLEVFPDAAAVIHDALADELAALTRAFADSRAADPT; this is encoded by the coding sequence TTGGCGCTCGACGACGACATCGCGATCCTGGAGGCGGCGCCCCTGTTCGGCCTGATGCACCGGGATGCCCTGCGGCTAATCTCGTTCGCGGCCGAGCGCCGGCGGCTGGAACCGGGCGCCGTGCTGTTCACCCGCGGCGAGACCGCCGAGGGCGGCTTCGTGGTGACCCGCGGCACGGTGGTGCTGGAGCCCCGCGGCCCCCGCGGCGCCCCGGTCGAGGCCGGGCCCGCCGCGCTGATCGGCCAGGCCGCCCTGTTCTTCACCCTGGAGCGGCCGACGACGGCGCGGGCCGGCGCCGGCCCGGTCGAGGTCATGGTCGTCACCCAGGCGGTGATGCGCCGGATGCTCGAGGTGTTTCCCGACGCCGCCGCGGTGATCCACGACGCGCTGGCCGACGAGCTCGCCGCGCTGACCCGCGCCTTCGCCGACAGCCGGGCCGCCGACCCGACGTGA
- a CDS encoding alanine racemase produces the protein MSLSLREEIARRYGTPAVVIDLDRVARNIARLQAACDAAGLANRPHIKTHKNPVLARMQIEAGASGVTCQKIGEAEVMARAGIDDILVSYNLIGPHAVGRLGRLLRESPARITVAADNPVTVAGLPEAAQAGGRTLDVVVECDTGRKRAGVETPGEAVALARDIASRPGLAFAGLLLYPPAGDAAGAQRFLDAAKAGLAEHGLTARIVSTGGTPNLPELGGVRGATEHRAGTVIFNDRMMMAAGVATLDECALAVLSRVVSRAGPERGILDAGAKTLTSDSGGGLDGYGLMPDHPGARISAFAEEHGFLDLAACAARPPVGTLVEVVPNHVCVVVNMVDELVAVRDGVIVGTLAVEARGMIA, from the coding sequence CTGAGCCTCTCCTTGCGCGAGGAGATCGCCCGCCGCTACGGCACCCCGGCGGTGGTGATCGACCTCGACCGGGTGGCGCGCAACATCGCCCGGCTCCAGGCCGCCTGCGACGCGGCCGGCCTCGCCAACCGCCCGCACATCAAGACCCACAAGAACCCGGTGCTGGCCCGGATGCAGATCGAGGCCGGCGCAAGCGGCGTCACCTGCCAGAAGATCGGCGAGGCCGAGGTGATGGCCCGGGCCGGGATCGACGACATCCTGGTGAGCTACAACCTGATCGGCCCGCACGCGGTCGGGCGTCTCGGCCGGCTCCTGCGCGAGAGCCCCGCCCGGATCACCGTCGCGGCCGACAATCCCGTCACCGTGGCGGGCCTGCCGGAGGCCGCGCAGGCCGGCGGGCGCACCCTCGACGTGGTGGTGGAATGCGACACCGGCCGCAAGCGCGCCGGCGTCGAGACGCCGGGCGAGGCGGTGGCGCTCGCCCGCGACATCGCGAGCCGGCCCGGCCTCGCCTTCGCGGGCCTGCTCCTCTACCCCCCGGCCGGCGACGCCGCCGGCGCGCAGCGTTTCCTCGACGCGGCGAAGGCGGGGCTCGCCGAGCACGGACTCACCGCCCGCATCGTCTCGACCGGCGGCACGCCGAACCTGCCGGAACTCGGCGGGGTCCGTGGCGCCACCGAGCACCGGGCCGGCACCGTGATCTTCAACGACCGCATGATGATGGCCGCGGGCGTCGCGACCCTCGACGAGTGCGCGCTCGCCGTGCTCTCCCGGGTGGTGAGCCGGGCGGGCCCGGAGCGCGGCATCCTGGATGCCGGCGCCAAGACGCTGACCAGCGACAGCGGCGGCGGCCTCGACGGGTACGGGCTCATGCCCGACCATCCGGGCGCCCGCATCAGTGCCTTCGCCGAGGAGCACGGCTTCCTCGACCTCGCGGCCTGTGCCGCGCGGCCCCCGGTCGGCACCCTGGTCGAGGTGGTGCCCAACCACGTCTGCGTCGTCGTCAACATGGTCGACGAGCTGGTGGCGGTGCGGGACGGGGTGATCGTCGGGACGCTCGCCGTGGAGGCGCGGGGGATGATCGCGTGA